Proteins from a single region of Odocoileus virginianus isolate 20LAN1187 ecotype Illinois unplaced genomic scaffold, Ovbor_1.2 Unplaced_Contig_52, whole genome shotgun sequence:
- the MPEG1 gene encoding macrophage-expressed gene 1 protein: MNSFRGAFLIWAVATWAKMDTSRGATDEAGFQNCKNALKLPVLSVLPGGGWDNLRNVDMGRVMELTYTHCRTTEDGQYIIPDEIFTIPQKQSNLEMNSKILESWVNYQSTTSNSINMELSLFSKVNGKFSPEFQRIKTLQVKDQAVTTQVQVRNLVYTVKINPDAELSWVFKKELMDISERLENNQTRMATYLAELLVLNYGTHVITGVDAGAALIQEDHIRSSFLQDSQSSRSALTTSAGITFLNIVNFKFEENYTSQNAFTKSYLSNRTNSRVQSIGGLPFYPGITLQAWQQGITNHLVAMDRAGLPLYFFINPERLPDLPGPLVRKLSKTVEAAVRRYYAVNTYPGCTDLNSPNFNFQANTDDGSCEGKMTNFSFGGVYQECTQFSGNEVVQLCQHLEQKNPLTGSMSCPSGYSPVQLLAQTHEEGYNNLECSRKCALYIFCRTVCEDVFRAARAEFRAFWCAASGHVPENSGLLFGGLFSSKSINPLTNAQSCPAGYFQLRLFENLKVCASQDYELGYRFSVPFGGFFSCVVGNPLVDSATSKDLGAPSLRKCPGGFSQHLALISDGCQVSYCIKAGLFTGGSLPPVRLPPYTRPPLMSQAATNTVLVTNSETASSWIKDPQSHQWRLGEPLELRRAMRVVHGDGGGLSGGAAAGLTLGVTVALAGVIALAIYGARKSRKKGYQVLQDEKQSLAAGTAVNGDALDQEQAQSPA, from the coding sequence ATGAACAGCTTCAGGGGTGCCTTTCTAATCTGGGCGGTGGCAACATGGGCTAAAATGGACACATCTCGGGGAGCGACCGATGAGGCTGGGTTTCAAAATTGCAAGAATGCCTTAAAATTGCCCGTTCTGTCCGTCTTACCTGGAGGCGGCTGGGATAACCTGCGGAATGTGGACATGGGACGGGTGATGGAGTTGACTTACACCCACTGCAGGACCACGGAAGATGGGCAGTACATCATCCCGGATGAGATCTTCACCATTCCCCAGAAGCAGAGCAACTTGGAGATGAACTCCAAAATCTTGGAGTCCTGGGTGAACTACCAGAGCACCACCTCCAACTCCATCAACATGgagctctctcttttttccaaaGTCAACGGCAAGTTCTCCCCTGAGTTCCAGAGGATAAAGACCCTTCAGGTGAAGGACCAAGCTGTAACTACCCAGGTTCAGGTAAGAAACCTGGTCTACACGGTCAAAATCAACCCAGATGCAGAGCTAAGCTGGGTGTTTAAGAAGGAGCTTATGGACATCTCGGAGCGTCTGGAGAACAACCAGACCCGGATGGCCACCTACTTGGCAGAACTCCTGGTCCTCAACTACGGTACCCATGTCATCACCGGTGTGGATGCAGGGGCCGCGCTCATCCAGGAGGATCACATCAGGTCGTCCTTCCTGCAGGACAGCCAGAGCAGCCGCAGCGCCTTGACCACATCCGCTGGAATCACCTTCCTGAACATTGTCAACTTCAAATTTGAGGAGAACTACACCTCACAGAACGCCTTCACCAAGAGCTACCTCTCCAACCGAACCAACTCCAGAGTTCAGAGCATCGGAGGACTTCCGTTTTACCCAGGCATCACCCTCCAGGCCTGGCAACAGGGCATCACCAACCACCTGGTGGCCATGGACCGAGCTGGCCTGCCTCTGTATTTCTTCATCAACCCCGAACGACTGCCTGACCTGCCGGGGCCCTTGGTGAGAAAGCTGTCGAAGACGGTGGAAGCGGCTGTGCGCAGGTATTATGCGGTCAACACCTACCCTGGCTGCACGGATCTCAACTCGCCCAACTTCAACTTCCAAGCCAACACCGACGATGGCTCTTGTGAGGGGAAGATGACCAATTTCTCCTTCGGGGGAGTTTACCAGGAATGCACCCAGTTCTCGGGGAATGAGGTTGTCCAGCTCTGCCAGCACCTGGAGCAGAAGAATCCGCTGACCGGCAGCATGTCCTGCCCCTCTGGTTACTCCCCAGTCCAGCTGCTCGCCCAGACCCACGAAGAGGGGTACAACAACCTGGAGTGTTCGCGCAAGTGTGCCCTCTACATCTTCTGCAGGACGGTGTGTGAAGACGTGTTCCGAGCAGCCAGGGCTGAATTCAGGGCATTTTGGTGCGCAGCCAGTGGGCACGTACCCGAAAACTCAGGGCTCCTTTTCGGCGGGCTCTTCAGCAGTAAGAGCATAAACCCTCTGACCAATGCCCAGTCATGCCCAGCCGGCTATTTTCAACTGAGACTTTTTGAAAACCTCAAGGTATGTGCCTCTCAGGACTATGAGTTGGGATATAGATTTTCCGTCCCCTTTGGTGGGTTCTTTAGCTGTGTGGTGGGGAACCCCTTGGTGGATTCTGCCACATCCAAAGATCTAGGGGCGCCTTCTCTAAGAAAGTGTCCGGGGGGCTTCAGCCAACACCTCGCCCTCATCAGTGATGGGTGCCAAGTGTCTTACTGCATCAAAGCCGGGCTTTTTACAGGAGggtctctgcctcctgtcagGCTTCCTCCTTACACCCGACCACCGCTCATGAGTCAGGCAGCCACCAACACCGTCCTGGTGACTAACTCCGAGACGGCCAGCTCCTGGATTAAAGATCCCCAGTCCCACCAGTGGAGGCTGGGGGAGCCCCTGGAGCTTCGCAGGGCCATGAGAGTCGTCCACGGAGATGGTGGGGGTCTGTCTGGAGGAGCAGCCGCGGGGCTCACCCTGGGGGTGACCGTTGCCCTGGCAGGGGTCATTGCCCTGGCCATCTATGGCGCCCGGAAGTCCAGGAAAAAGGGATACCAGGTGCTCCAGGACGAGAAGCAGAGTTTGGCCGCAGGCACTGCCGTGAATGGAGATGCCCTTGATCAAGAGCAGGCACAGAGTCCTGCTTAG